A genomic segment from Gopherus evgoodei ecotype Sinaloan lineage chromosome 6, rGopEvg1_v1.p, whole genome shotgun sequence encodes:
- the TARS1 gene encoding threonine--tRNA ligase, cytoplasmic: protein MAGAGSQIAAEEEKKEWGKKKTKEGSGDGGCTELNPWPEYINERLERYHKLKAEHDALLAERAAKDSKPIKVTLPDGKQVDAESWKTTPYQVACGISQGLADNTVIAKVNKVVWDLDRPLEEDCTLELLKFEDEDAQAVYWHSSAHIMGEAMERIYGGCLCYGPPIENGFYYDMYLEDGGVSSNDFSALETLCKKIMKEKQPFERLEIKKETLLEMFKYNKFKCRILNEKVNTPTTTVYRCGPLIDLCRGPHVRHTGKIKALKIHKNSSTYWEGKSDMETLQRLYGISFPDVKMLKEWEKLQEEAKNRDHRKIGRDQELYFFHELSPGSCFFLPKGAYIYNTLIEFIRSEYRKRGFQEVVTPNIYNSKVWITSGHWQHYSENMFSFEVEKEVFALKPMNCPGHCLMFDHRPRSWRELPLRMADFGVLHRNELSGALTGLTRVRRFQQDDAHIFCAMEQIEGEIKSCLEFLQAVYGVFGFSFKLDLSTRPEKFLGDIEVWNQAEKQLENSLNEFGEKWELNPGDGAFYGPKIDIKIKDAIGRYHQCATIQLDFQLPVRFNLTFVSHDGDDKKRPVIIHRAILGSVERMIAILTENYAGKWPLWLSPQQVMVVPVGPTCDEYAQKVRQQFHDAGLMSDVDVDPGCTLNKKIRNAQLAQYNFILVVGEKEKASGTVNVRTRDNKVHGERTVADTVERLLQLKRCRCKHAEEEF from the exons Atggcgggggcagggagccag ATAGCTGctgaggaagaaaagaaggaatggggaaagaagaaaacaaaagaaggaTCTGGTGATGGGGGTTGCACAGAG CTGAATCCCTGGCCTGAATATATCAATGAGCGTCTAGAAAGGTATCATAAACTTAAAGCAGAACATGATGCACTTCTAGCAGAAAGAGCTGCAAAAGACAGCAAACCCATTAAAGTCACATTACCTGATGGCAAGCAGGTTGATGCTGAATCCTGGAAGACCACTCCTTATCAAGTTGCTTGTGGAATTAG TCAAGGTTTAGCTGACAACACTGTTATTGCTAAAGTGAACAAAGTGGTTTGGGATCTAGACCGTCCTTTGGAGGAAGACTGTACCCTGGAACTGCTCAAGTTTGAAGATGAAGATGCTCAAGCA GTATACTGGCACTCAAGTGCTCACATAATGGGTGAAGCTATGGAGCGAATCTATGGTGGATGTTTATGCTATGGCCCACCAATAGAAAATGGATTTTATTATGACATGTACCTCGAGGATGG AGGTGTGTCCAGTAATGATTTCTCTGCTTTGGAGACCTTATGCAAGAAGATCATGAAGGAAAAACAGCCATTTGAAAGACTGGAAATTAAGAAGGAAACTCTACTTGAAATGTTTAAG TATAATAAGTTCAAGTGTCGGATCTTGAATGAAAAAGTCAACACTCCAACTACTACAGTTTACag GTGTGGTCCCTTGATAGATCTGTGCAGGGGCCCTCATGTCAGACATACCGGCAAAATAAAGGCATTAAAAATCCATAAG AATTCCTCAACATACTGGGAAGGCAAGTCTGATATGGAAACCCTCCAAAGGCTTTATGGAATTTCATTCCCAGATGTAAAAATGTTAAAGGAATGGGAGAAGCTCCAGGAGGAGGCTAAAAATCGAGATCACAGAAAGATTGGACGG GACCAAGAACTATATTTCTTCCATGAGCTCAGTCCTGGCAGTTGTTTTTTCTTGCCAAAGGGAGCTTACATCTACAACACATTAATTGAATTCATCAGG AGCGAGTATCGGAAGCGAGGATTCCAGGAGGTTGTCACTCCAAACATCTACAACAGCAAAGTCTGGATTACATCAGGGCATTGGCAACATTACAGTGAAAACATGTTTTCATTTGAGGTGGAGAAGGAAGTCTTTGCTCTGAAGCCCATGAACTGCCCAGGACACtg CCTTATGTTTGACCATCGACCAAGATCGTGGCGTGAGTTGCCGCTGCGTATGGCAGATTTTGGAGTTCTCCATCGTAATGAGCTGTCAGGAGCCCTTACAGGACTTACTAGAGTACGGAGGTTCCAGCAGGATGATGCTCACATATTCTGTGCCATGGAACAG ATTGAAGGGGAGATAAAGAGCTGTCTGGAGTTCTTGCAAGCTGTGTATGGGGTGTTTGGATTTTCCTTCAAACTGGACCTCTCCACTCGTCCTGAAAAGTTCCTTGGAGATATTGAAGTGTGGAATCAAGCTGAAAAG CAACTTGAAAACAGCCTCAATGAATTTGGTGAGAAGTGGGAATTGAACCCTGGGGATGGAGCTTTCTATGGACCTAAG ATTGACATTAAGATTAAAGATGCCATTGGCCGATACCACCAGTGTGCTACAATCCAGCTAGATTTCCAGCTCCCAGTCAGATTTAACCTTACCTTTGTGAG CCATGATGGTGATGACAAGAAAAGGCCAGTTATTATTCACCGGGCCATCTTAGGATCTGTGGAAAGAATGATTGCTATCCTAACCGAAAACTATGCAGGCAAATG gccTCTCTGGCTGTCTCCTCAGCAAGTGATGGTGGTGCCGGTGGGACCAACATGTGATGAATATGCACAAAAG GTCAGACAGCAGTTCCATGATGCTGGATTAATGTCTGATGTAGATGTGGATCCTGGGTGTACGCTGAACAAGAAGATCAGAAATGCTCAGCTTGCACAGTATAATTTTATCCTAG TTGTTGGTGAAAAGGAGAAGGCAAGTGGAACAGTTAATGTCCGTACTCGAGATAACAAGGTGCACGGTGAACGGACAGTTGCTGATACTGTGGAGAGGCTGCTACAGTTGAAACGCTGCCGATGCAAACATGCTGAagaagaattctaa